One segment of Carya illinoinensis cultivar Pawnee chromosome 1, C.illinoinensisPawnee_v1, whole genome shotgun sequence DNA contains the following:
- the LOC122278612 gene encoding 2-alkenal reductase (NADP(+)-dependent)-like produces MPKVEDEASNKQLIFRDYVTGLPKESEMYVTTSTIKLKVPEGFHGVLVKNLYLSCDPFMPIRMSRVTVNGFSSYTPGAPLTGYGVAKVLDSRHPDYKAGDFVWGITGWEEYSLITPTEGLKSIEQGLKKIQHTDVPLSYYTGLLGMPGLTAYAGFYELCSPKKGEYVFVSAASGAVGQLVGQFAKLLGCYVVGSAGSKEKVDLLKNKLGYDDAFNYKVEHDLDAALKRYFPEGIDIYFDNVGGKTLDAVLLNMRVHGRIAVCGTISQYNVHQSEAVQNLACLLFKRIHMVGFAVLDHHHLYPKFIETVLPYIKEGKIVYVEDMVEGLERGPAALVGLFSGRNVGKQVVVVARE; encoded by the exons ATGCCGAAGGTTGAAGACGAAGCGAGCAACAAACAGCTAATATTCAGGGACTATGTCACCGGTCTTCCCAAGGAATCGGAAATGTACGTGACGACTAGTACCATAAAGTTGAAGGTTCCCGAAGGTTTCCACGGTGTCCTTGTCAAGAACCTCTACTTGTCCTGCGATCCCTTCATGCCAATTCGAATGTCACGAGTCACTGTTAATGGATTCAGTTCTTACACTCCTGGCGCT CCGTTAACTGGGTATGGGGTGGCTAAAGTTTTGGATTCTAGGCACCCAGACTACAAGGCAGGTGACTTTGTTTGGGGGATTACTGGATGGGAAGAATACAGCCTAATCACCCCAACCGAAGGCCTGAAAAGTATCGAGCAAGGCCTGAAAAAGATTCAGCACACTGATGTACCCCTTTCCTACTATACTGGACTTCTAG GGATGCCTGGTCTGACTGCTTATGCTGGTTTCTATGAGCTTTGTTCTCCTAAGAAAGGAGAATATGTCTTCGTTTCAGCAGCATCTGGTGCAGTTGGTCAGCTTGTTGGACAATTTGCAAAATTGTTGGGCTGTTATGTTGTTGGAAGTGCTGGGAGTAAAGAAaag GTTGATCTGTTGAAGAACAAACTGGGTTATGATGATGCTTTCAATTATAAGGTAGAGCATGACTTGGATGCAGCTTTGAAAAG GTACTTCCCAGAAGGCATCGACATTTACTTCGACAATGTTGGTGGCAAAACACTCGATGCAGTACTCTTAAACATGAGAGTCCATGGCCGCATTGCTGTATGTGGAACGATATCGCAGTACAATGTTCATCAGTCTGAAGCTGTGCAAAATTTGGCGTGTCTCCTATTCAAGCGAATCCACATGGTAGGATTCGCAGTTTTGGATCATCACCACCTCTATCCCAAGTTCATAGAAACTGTGCTGCCTTACATTAAAGAAGGGAAGATAGTGTATGTGGAAGACATGGTTGAAGGCCTTGAGAGGGGTCCAGCTGCTCTTGTTGGACTTTTTAGTGGTCGCAATGTTGGAAAACAAGTAGTTGTCGTTGCTCGCGAATGA
- the LOC122278617 gene encoding 2-alkenal reductase (NADP(+)-dependent)-like isoform X1 encodes MPNVGDEASNKQLIFRDYVTGLPKESDMYVTTSTIKLKVPEGFHGVLVKNLYLSCDPYMRLRMSRVEGYSSSYTPGAPLTGYGVAKVLDSRHPDYKVGDLVWGITGWEEYSLITPTEGLKSIEQGLKKIQHTDVPLSYYTGLLGMPGISAYAGFYELCSPKKGEYVFVSAASGAVGQLVGQFAKLLGCYVIGSAGSKEKVDLLKNKLGYDDAFNYKEEHDLDAALKRYFPEGIDIYFDNVGGKTLDTVLVNMRVHGRIAVCGMISQYNVHQPEGVQNLACLLFKRIHMVGFAFFDHHHLYPKFIETVLPYIKEGKIVYVEDMVEGLESGPAALVGLFSGRNVGKQVVVVARE; translated from the exons ATGCCGAATGTTGGAGACGAAGCGAGCAACAAACAGCTAATATTCAGGGACTATGTCACCGGTCTTCCCAAGGAATCAGACATGTACGTGACGACTAGTACCATAAAGTTGAAGGTTCCCGAAGGTTTCCATGGCGTCCTTGTCAAGAACCTCTACCTGTCCTGCGACCCCTACATGCGACTTCGAATGTCACGAGTTGAGGGATACAGTAGTTCTTATACTCCTGGCGCT CCGTTAACAGGGTATGGGGTGGCTAAAGTTTTGGATTCTAGGCACCCAGACTACAAGGTAGGTGACTTAGTTTGGGGGATTACTGGATGGGAAGAGTACAGCCTAATCACCCCAACCGAAGGCCTGAAAAGTATCGAGCAAGGCCTGAAAAAGATTCAGCACACTGATGTACCCCTTTCCTACTATACTGGACTTCTTG GGATGCCTGGTATCTCTGCTTATGCTGGTTTCTATGAGCTTTGTTCTCCTAAGAAAGGAGAATATGTCTTCGTTTCAGCAGCATCTGGTGCAGTTGGTCAGCTTGTTGGACAATTTGCAAAATTGTTGGGCTGTTATGTTATTGGTAGTGCTGGGAGTAAAGAAAAG GTTGATCTGTTGAAGAACAAGTTGGGTTATGATGATGCTTTCAATTATAAGGAAGAGCATGACTTGGATGCAGCTTTGAAAAG GTACTTCCCCGAAGGCATCGACATTTACTTCGACAATGTTGGGGGCAAAACACTCGATACAGTACTCGTAAACATGAGAGTCCATGGCCGCATTGCTGTATGTGGAATGATATCTCAGTACAATGTTCATCAGCCTGAAGGTGTGCAAAATTTGGCGTGTCTCCTATTCAAGCGAATCCACATGGTAGGATTCGCATTTTTTGATCATCATCACCTCTATCCCAAGTTCATAGAAACTGTGCTGCCTTACATCAAAGAAGGGAAGATAGTGTACGTGGAAGACATGGTTGAAGGCCTTGAGAGCGGTCCAGCTGCTCTTGTTGGACTTTTTAGCGGTCGCAATGTTGGAAAACAAGTAGTTGTCGTTGCTCGCGAATGA
- the LOC122278617 gene encoding 2-alkenal reductase (NADP(+)-dependent)-like isoform X2: MPNVGDEASNKQLIFRDYVTGLPKESDMYVTTSTIKLKVPEGFHGVLVKNLYLSCDPYMRLRMSRVEGYSSSYTPGAPLTGYGVAKVLDSRHPDYKVGDLVWGITGWEEYSLITPTEGLKSIEQGLKKIQHTDVPLSYYTGLLGMPGISAYAGFYELCSPKKGEYVFVSAASGAVGQLVGQFAKLLGCYVIGSAGSKEKVDLLKNKLGYDDAFNYKEEHDLDAALKSKHNWLVQSFMPCQTSLKVLPRRHRHLLRQCWGQNTRYSTRKHESPWPHCCMWNDISVQCSSA, from the exons ATGCCGAATGTTGGAGACGAAGCGAGCAACAAACAGCTAATATTCAGGGACTATGTCACCGGTCTTCCCAAGGAATCAGACATGTACGTGACGACTAGTACCATAAAGTTGAAGGTTCCCGAAGGTTTCCATGGCGTCCTTGTCAAGAACCTCTACCTGTCCTGCGACCCCTACATGCGACTTCGAATGTCACGAGTTGAGGGATACAGTAGTTCTTATACTCCTGGCGCT CCGTTAACAGGGTATGGGGTGGCTAAAGTTTTGGATTCTAGGCACCCAGACTACAAGGTAGGTGACTTAGTTTGGGGGATTACTGGATGGGAAGAGTACAGCCTAATCACCCCAACCGAAGGCCTGAAAAGTATCGAGCAAGGCCTGAAAAAGATTCAGCACACTGATGTACCCCTTTCCTACTATACTGGACTTCTTG GGATGCCTGGTATCTCTGCTTATGCTGGTTTCTATGAGCTTTGTTCTCCTAAGAAAGGAGAATATGTCTTCGTTTCAGCAGCATCTGGTGCAGTTGGTCAGCTTGTTGGACAATTTGCAAAATTGTTGGGCTGTTATGTTATTGGTAGTGCTGGGAGTAAAGAAAAG GTTGATCTGTTGAAGAACAAGTTGGGTTATGATGATGCTTTCAATTATAAGGAAGAGCATGACTTGGATGCAGCTTTGAAAAG CAAACACAATTGGCTTGTACAGAGCTTTATGCCCTGCCAGACTAGCTTAAAG GTACTTCCCCGAAGGCATCGACATTTACTTCGACAATGTTGGGGGCAAAACACTCGATACAGTACTCGTAAACATGAGAGTCCATGGCCGCATTGCTGTATGTGGAATGATATCTCAGTACAATGTTCATCAGCCTGA
- the LOC122278628 gene encoding 2-alkenal reductase (NADP(+)-dependent)-like isoform X2 has product MANAGGGEEVRNKQVIFRDYVTGFPKESDMYVTTSTINLRAPEGSNSVLVKNLYLSCDPVMRVRMARVSVGGFSSFTPGSPLTGLGVAKVLDSGHPDFKPGDLVWGVTGWEEYSLLSGIESLRKIQHTDVPLSYYIGLLAAAGAVGQLVGQFAKLLGCYVVGSAGSKEKVDLLKNKLGFDDAFNYKEENDLDAALKRYFPEGIDIYFENVGGKTLDAVLINMRVHGRIAVCGMISQYNLDETEGVKNLTCLIYKRIHMQGFTVRDYYHLYPKFLETVMPYIREGKVVYVEDKAEGLESAPTALVGLFSGRNVGKQVVVVARE; this is encoded by the exons ATGGCGAATGCTGGCGGAGGTGAGGAAGTGAGGAACAAGCAGGTGATATTCAGGGACTATGTCACTGGTTTTCCAAAGGAATCGGACATGTATGTTACCACCAGTACCATAAATTTGAGGGCCCCCGAAGGTTCCAATTCCGTTCTTGTAAAGAACCTCTACTTGTCCTGCGATCCTGTCATGCGTGTTCGGATGGCACGAGTCTCTGTAGGCGGTTTCAGTTCGTTCACCCCCGGCTCT CCATTAACTGGGTTGGGAGTAGCTAAGGTTTTGGATTCTGGGCACCCAGACTTCAAGCCAGGTGACTTAGTTTGGGGGGTTACTGGATGGGAAGAGTACAGCCTACTCTCTGGAATTGAAAGCCTGCGTAAGATCCAGCATACCGATGTACCCCTTTCCTACTATATTGGACTTCTTG CGGCAGCTGGCGCAGTTGGTCAGCTTGTTGGGCAATTTGCAAAATTGCTGGGCTGTTATGTTGTTGGAAGTGCTGGAAGTAAAGAAAAG GTTGACCTATTGAAGAATAAGTTGGGTTTTGATGATGCATTCAATTATAAGGAAGAGAATGACTTGGATGCAGCTTTGAAAAG ATATTTCCCTGAAGGCATTGACATTTACTTTGAGAATGTTGGGGGTAAAACACTTGATGCTGTTCTCATAAACATGAGAGTCCATGGCCGCATTGCTGTATGTGGAATGATCTCACAGTACAATCTTGATGAGACTGAAGGTGTGAAAAATTTGACGTGTCTCATATACAAGAGAATCCATATGCAAGGATTCACAGTTCGTGATTACTATCACCTCTATCCAAAGTTCTTAGAGACTGTGATGCCTTACATCAGAGAGGGGAAGGTGGTGTATGTGGAAGACAAAGCTGAAGGCCTTGAGAGTGCTCCAACAGCCCTGGTTGGACTATTTAGTGGCCGCAATGTTGGAAAACAAGTTGTTGTAGTTGCTCGCGAATGA
- the LOC122278628 gene encoding 2-alkenal reductase (NADP(+)-dependent)-like isoform X1, giving the protein MANAGGGEEVRNKQVIFRDYVTGFPKESDMYVTTSTINLRAPEGSNSVLVKNLYLSCDPVMRVRMARVSVGGFSSFTPGSPLTGLGVAKVLDSGHPDFKPGDLVWGVTGWEEYSLLSGIESLRKIQHTDVPLSYYIGLLGMPGMTAYAGFYEVCTPKSGEYVFISAAAGAVGQLVGQFAKLLGCYVVGSAGSKEKVDLLKNKLGFDDAFNYKEENDLDAALKRYFPEGIDIYFENVGGKTLDAVLINMRVHGRIAVCGMISQYNLDETEGVKNLTCLIYKRIHMQGFTVRDYYHLYPKFLETVMPYIREGKVVYVEDKAEGLESAPTALVGLFSGRNVGKQVVVVARE; this is encoded by the exons ATGGCGAATGCTGGCGGAGGTGAGGAAGTGAGGAACAAGCAGGTGATATTCAGGGACTATGTCACTGGTTTTCCAAAGGAATCGGACATGTATGTTACCACCAGTACCATAAATTTGAGGGCCCCCGAAGGTTCCAATTCCGTTCTTGTAAAGAACCTCTACTTGTCCTGCGATCCTGTCATGCGTGTTCGGATGGCACGAGTCTCTGTAGGCGGTTTCAGTTCGTTCACCCCCGGCTCT CCATTAACTGGGTTGGGAGTAGCTAAGGTTTTGGATTCTGGGCACCCAGACTTCAAGCCAGGTGACTTAGTTTGGGGGGTTACTGGATGGGAAGAGTACAGCCTACTCTCTGGAATTGAAAGCCTGCGTAAGATCCAGCATACCGATGTACCCCTTTCCTACTATATTGGACTTCTTG GTATGCCTGGTATGACTGCATATGCTGGTTTCTATGAAGTTTGTACTCCTAAGTCTGGAGAATATGTCTTCATTTCAGCGGCAGCTGGCGCAGTTGGTCAGCTTGTTGGGCAATTTGCAAAATTGCTGGGCTGTTATGTTGTTGGAAGTGCTGGAAGTAAAGAAAAG GTTGACCTATTGAAGAATAAGTTGGGTTTTGATGATGCATTCAATTATAAGGAAGAGAATGACTTGGATGCAGCTTTGAAAAG ATATTTCCCTGAAGGCATTGACATTTACTTTGAGAATGTTGGGGGTAAAACACTTGATGCTGTTCTCATAAACATGAGAGTCCATGGCCGCATTGCTGTATGTGGAATGATCTCACAGTACAATCTTGATGAGACTGAAGGTGTGAAAAATTTGACGTGTCTCATATACAAGAGAATCCATATGCAAGGATTCACAGTTCGTGATTACTATCACCTCTATCCAAAGTTCTTAGAGACTGTGATGCCTTACATCAGAGAGGGGAAGGTGGTGTATGTGGAAGACAAAGCTGAAGGCCTTGAGAGTGCTCCAACAGCCCTGGTTGGACTATTTAGTGGCCGCAATGTTGGAAAACAAGTTGTTGTAGTTGCTCGCGAATGA
- the LOC122278628 gene encoding 2-alkenal reductase (NADP(+)-dependent)-like isoform X3 yields MANAGGGEEVRNKQVIFRDYVTGFPKESDMYVTTSTINLRAPEGSNSVLVKNLYLSCDPVMRVRMARVSVGGFSSFTPGSPLTGLGVAKVLDSGHPDFKPGDLVWGVTGWEEYSLLSGIESLRKIQHTDVPLSYYIGLLGMPGMTAYAGFYEVCTPKSGEYVFISAAAGAVGQLVGQFAKLLGCYVVGSAGSKEKVDLLKNKLGFDDAFNYKEENDLDAALKSTILMRLKV; encoded by the exons ATGGCGAATGCTGGCGGAGGTGAGGAAGTGAGGAACAAGCAGGTGATATTCAGGGACTATGTCACTGGTTTTCCAAAGGAATCGGACATGTATGTTACCACCAGTACCATAAATTTGAGGGCCCCCGAAGGTTCCAATTCCGTTCTTGTAAAGAACCTCTACTTGTCCTGCGATCCTGTCATGCGTGTTCGGATGGCACGAGTCTCTGTAGGCGGTTTCAGTTCGTTCACCCCCGGCTCT CCATTAACTGGGTTGGGAGTAGCTAAGGTTTTGGATTCTGGGCACCCAGACTTCAAGCCAGGTGACTTAGTTTGGGGGGTTACTGGATGGGAAGAGTACAGCCTACTCTCTGGAATTGAAAGCCTGCGTAAGATCCAGCATACCGATGTACCCCTTTCCTACTATATTGGACTTCTTG GTATGCCTGGTATGACTGCATATGCTGGTTTCTATGAAGTTTGTACTCCTAAGTCTGGAGAATATGTCTTCATTTCAGCGGCAGCTGGCGCAGTTGGTCAGCTTGTTGGGCAATTTGCAAAATTGCTGGGCTGTTATGTTGTTGGAAGTGCTGGAAGTAAAGAAAAG GTTGACCTATTGAAGAATAAGTTGGGTTTTGATGATGCATTCAATTATAAGGAAGAGAATGACTTGGATGCAGCTTTGAAAAG TACAATCTTGATGAGACTGAAGGTGTGA